In a genomic window of Rhododendron vialii isolate Sample 1 chromosome 12a, ASM3025357v1:
- the LOC131311268 gene encoding protein RETARDED ROOT GROWTH, mitochondrial isoform X1, whose product MGRWRAFLTLSNIARFHKLSSNPNNNSSPRHLNPLALWLAPNSARTQCFSSSRGFSAAAPSPSPFYTDEEELDYRGAYDFGDNHHEEDAEAGKIPIKSYFLCTSINLKSMHAENSRNVILPTSRSSNYIALRFCNFPSDATGIRVEENGSCCRYMVVFQYGSAVLFNVEDPEVESYLGIVRRHASGLLPEMRKDDYAVKEKPLLGEDMQGGPDYIVLKNLDADSIRIIGSVLGQSIALDYFVSQVDGIVEEFTDINRGMEKTGTFTMQRKKLFQLVGKANSSLADVILKVGLFDRSEIAWRDAKYAQIFEYLRDEYEVTQRFGNLDFKLKFVEHNIHFLQEALQNRKSDLLEWCIIFLLSIENVISVYEIIHESPVVST is encoded by the exons ATGGGGAGATGGAGAGCTTTCCTCACCCTCTCAAACATCGCCAGATTCCACAAACTCTCGTCTAACCCTAACAATAACTCCTCCCCTCGTCACCTCAATCCTCTCGCTCTCTGGCTCGCTCCCAACTCCGCCAGAACCCAATGCTTTTCTAGTTCCAGGGGATTTTCCGCTGCGGCCCCATCTCCGTCCCCCTTCTACACTGATGAAGAAGAACTAGATTATCGCGGGGCCTATGATTTCGGTGACAACCATCACGAAGAAGATGCGGAGGCCGGAAAGATCCCTATCAAATCTTATTTTCTTTGCACCAG TATTAATTTGAAGAGCATGCACGCTGAGAATTCAAGAAATGTTATTCTTCCTACCTCTCGCTCATCAAATTATATTGCCCTCAGATTCTGCAATTTCCCTTCAGATGCTACT GGCATTAGAGTTGAAGAGAACGGGAGCTGCTGCCGGTATATGGTTGTTTTCCAGTATGGGTCTGCTGTCTTGTTTAATGTTGAGGATCCTGAAGTTGAATCTTATTTGGGTATTGTGAGAAGACATGCTTCTGGATTACTTCCAGAGATGAGGAAGGATG ATTATGCAGTAAAAGAGAAGCCATTGTTGGGTGAGGATATGCAGGGAGGACCTGATTATATTGTTCTGAAAAATCTGGACGCCGATAGTATCCGCATAATTGGAAGTGTGCTCGGGCAGAGTATCGCTCTGGATTATTTTGTATCACAG GTTGATGGTATTGTCGAAGAATTTACAGATATAAACCGTGGAATGGAAAAAACTGGTACTTTTACAATGCAGAGGAAGAAGCTTTTTCAGCTTGTGGGAAAGGCAAATTCAAGTCTGGCTGATGTGATTCTCAAAGTTGGTCTTTTCGACAG GTCAGAAATTGCTTGGAGAGATGCGAAGTATGCTCAAATATTTGAGTATCTTCGAGATGAGTATGAGGTCACGCAACGATTTGGCAACCTtgattttaaattaaaatttgtgGAG CACAACATTCACTTCCTTCAAGAAGCCCTACAAAACAGAAAGTCGGATCTCCTGGAATGGTGCATCATATTCTTATTGAGTATAGAGAATGTTATCTCTGTGTATGAGATTATTCACGAATCACCTGTGGTTTCAACGTGA
- the LOC131311268 gene encoding protein RETARDED ROOT GROWTH, mitochondrial isoform X2 — MHAENSRNVILPTSRSSNYIALRFCNFPSDATGIRVEENGSCCRYMVVFQYGSAVLFNVEDPEVESYLGIVRRHASGLLPEMRKDDYAVKEKPLLGEDMQGGPDYIVLKNLDADSIRIIGSVLGQSIALDYFVSQVDGIVEEFTDINRGMEKTGTFTMQRKKLFQLVGKANSSLADVILKVGLFDRSEIAWRDAKYAQIFEYLRDEYEVTQRFGNLDFKLKFVEHNIHFLQEALQNRKSDLLEWCIIFLLSIENVISVYEIIHESPVVST, encoded by the exons ATGCACGCTGAGAATTCAAGAAATGTTATTCTTCCTACCTCTCGCTCATCAAATTATATTGCCCTCAGATTCTGCAATTTCCCTTCAGATGCTACT GGCATTAGAGTTGAAGAGAACGGGAGCTGCTGCCGGTATATGGTTGTTTTCCAGTATGGGTCTGCTGTCTTGTTTAATGTTGAGGATCCTGAAGTTGAATCTTATTTGGGTATTGTGAGAAGACATGCTTCTGGATTACTTCCAGAGATGAGGAAGGATG ATTATGCAGTAAAAGAGAAGCCATTGTTGGGTGAGGATATGCAGGGAGGACCTGATTATATTGTTCTGAAAAATCTGGACGCCGATAGTATCCGCATAATTGGAAGTGTGCTCGGGCAGAGTATCGCTCTGGATTATTTTGTATCACAG GTTGATGGTATTGTCGAAGAATTTACAGATATAAACCGTGGAATGGAAAAAACTGGTACTTTTACAATGCAGAGGAAGAAGCTTTTTCAGCTTGTGGGAAAGGCAAATTCAAGTCTGGCTGATGTGATTCTCAAAGTTGGTCTTTTCGACAG GTCAGAAATTGCTTGGAGAGATGCGAAGTATGCTCAAATATTTGAGTATCTTCGAGATGAGTATGAGGTCACGCAACGATTTGGCAACCTtgattttaaattaaaatttgtgGAG CACAACATTCACTTCCTTCAAGAAGCCCTACAAAACAGAAAGTCGGATCTCCTGGAATGGTGCATCATATTCTTATTGAGTATAGAGAATGTTATCTCTGTGTATGAGATTATTCACGAATCACCTGTGGTTTCAACGTGA
- the LOC131311267 gene encoding xylan glycosyltransferase MUCI21-like codes for MKKRSSTTLILYVALLVLFLVSQIKVSQIFKLLAAIYSTRRDQGTILPISLGPQAGANAGPTLASPIICNRSHLSYDICSINGPTLLDPNVSTFYVTGPINSTPQVEKIQPYPRKWDRYRMSNIKEINLISGPSNSPCMVQHTASALAFSVAGYDGDFFTDFYDEFIPLFITINSVFYTRDYVLVISNAHDWWMWKYADLLQSFTKHPIINLDNQTTTHCFPSATIGLISLDLMAKNPKPLPNLKTILPFHALLQKTYGQNQNSISTPLKSRPQLVLAGRKGAIGRLILNQVEVKKVAEELGFDVIEFEPKYATSMRRAYELMSSSHAMIGVHGAALTHFLFLRPGSVFMQVVPIGTQLLSEVCFGILAREMRLEYMEYKIGVGESSLVEKYEKEDMMIKDPEAFLEKKGWSSETVEPYLKKQNVRFDLVRLRKHLKKAFVKAKSFMEREG; via the exons ATGAAGAAACGCAGTTCAACCACACTGATATTGTATGTCGCGCTCCTAGTACTGTTCTTAGTATCTCAGATCAAGGTCTCACAGATCTTCAAACTACTAGCAGCTATTTATTCTACAAGGAGGGATCAAG GAACAATACTTCCGATCTCATTGGGCCCGCAGGCCGGGGCAAATGCAGGCCCAACTTTGGCCAGCCCAATCATCTGCAACCGATCTCATCTTAGTTATGATATCTGTTCAATCAACGGCCCAACTTTGCTCGACCCAAATGTGTCCACCTTCTATGTCACGGGCCCCATCAACTCAACACCTCAGGTGGAAAAAATCCAGCCTTACCCTCGAAAATGGGATCGTTACAGAATGTCCAACATCAAAGAAATCAATCTAATCTCAGGCCCATCAAACTCACCATGCATGGTCCAACACACTGCCTCAGCCCTAGCATTCAGTGTAGCGGGGTATGATGGCGATTTCTTTACCGACTTCTACGATGAATTCATTCCACTCTTCATCACCATCAATTCGGTCTTCTACACTAGAGACTATGTCCTTGTGATATCAAATGCACACGATTGGTGGATGTGGAAGTACGCAGATTTGCTCCAAAGCTTCACTAAGCACCCAATTATAAATCTCGATAATCAGACGACCACCCATTGTTTTCCTTCAGCCACAATAGGGCTTATATCACTTGATCTAATGgccaaaaacccaaaaccatTACCAAACTTGAAAACAATCCTACCTTTCCATGCACTACTACAGAAAACCTACGGTCAAAACCAAAACTCCATTTCTACCCCACTAAAATCCCGACCGCAGCTTGTGTTAGCAGGGCGGAAGGGTGCAATCGGGCGGTTGATATTGAATCAGGTGGAGGTGAAAAAGGTTGCGGAAGAGTTGGGTTTTGATGTCATCGAATTCGAGCCGAAGTATGCCACATCCATGCGCAGAGCGTATGAATTAATGAGTTCAAGCCATGCAATGATAGGGGTCCACGGTGCAGCGCTCACTCACTTCTTATTTCTCAGGCCAGGCTCGGTGTTTATGCAAGTGGTACCAATTGGAACGCAATTGCTGTCGGAAGtgtgttttgggattttagcaAGGGAGATGCGGTTGGAGTACATGGAGTACAAAATTGGAGTGGGAGAGAGTAGCTTGGTGGAGAAATATGAGAAGGAAGATATGATGATAAAGGACCCGGAGgcttttttggaaaagaagggTTGGTCTAGTGAAACAGTGGAGCCATATTTGAAGAAACAAAATGTGAGATTTGATTTGGTTAGGTTAAGAAAACATTTGAAGAAGGCCTTTGTGAAGGCAAAATCATtcatggagagagagggttag